TGTATTGCGAAGCGATACGGTCCAGCTCCGCCCAGCCTTCAGCTACCGGCCAGCGATAATACTCATAGTTACTGATCTTGTACTGATTGCCGTCTTTCTTCACCTTCATTTCGAGCGGTTGCAGAATAGCGTTCAGCGTCACTTCCGCGTCCGGACGATATTTCCAGTCGGGGTAGTTCACCCATTTATCGGCTACCATCGAATCTGCATAACGAACTTTAACACTATACTTCTTCTCTATTTCGGTGAGGACTTGCTTCAATGGTTTACGATAGGCATTGTCGGAGTTCTGTGCCAACACAGGTGCAGCCAACAGCAGACAGGCAATATAAAAAACAAAGGTCTTCATCATCTCCATCTTAATTAAGTATTACTCCTCCGTGCCACCACTGGCAGCTACGGCGGCTCCCGGCCATTGCTCCTGTATGATCGGTTTGGTGTCGAGTTTCGCGGGATCGATCACTACATGTTTAATGCGTTCGCGCCGCCAGGTATACACAATATGCACCAGCCCATCGCTGGTTTGTATCACGGAAGGGTACGAATACTGGCTTACCGGCGAATCTTCCAACACCAGCGCGGCGTGCCAGTTTTTGCCATCATCCGATATGGCGACGTTTAGCGGTGTTCGGGCCCCCTTGCCGTTCTTGAGTTCCGGCGCCGGTTTAACGTGATTGTACAATAACAACTGGCGGCCGTCCTTCAAGGTCACCGCATCCGTACCGGAATTATTATTAGGCAACGCCGACGCCGTCATCGGACTCCAGGTCTTTCCCTGGTCTGTGCTCCAGCTTTCGTTTACGGTCCTGTTTTTACTGCGGCACAGCACCTGCCAGCTACCATTCGCATGTGTGAGCAACGATGGCTGAATAGCTGTAATCGTTTTGCCATCGTTGATGGGGGCCGATTTCGTCCATGTTTTCCCGAAGTCAGGCGTCATTTCAAAATGCACTTTCCAGCCTTCTTTTTCCGTGCTGGACGGACAAACCAACACGCCGTTTAACAGCAGCGGCTTGTTCTTGATCGGCCCCAGGAAACCCGCTGGTAACGCCTCCCGTTTACTCCAGGTTTTTCCATTATCCCGGGAGCGGATCAGCCAGCCGGTCCAGCCGGCGACGTTGGGACCTATCTTGTAAAATAAGAGTAATTCTTTATTCGGTGCATAAAACAATACCGGGTTATAGCAGGCGTAACGCGTAGTGTCGTTCAGCACGCCATCCGCCACCATCACAGGGGCCGTCCATTTACCTTTAACGAGATGACTGGTCCAGATGCATACATCCTTGTTCGCCTCCTTTGTGCCTCCAAACCAGGAAGCGATCAGTCCGTCCGGCGTTTCCGCGATCGTGGCGGCGTGGCTTTCGGGGAATGATGCACGATCGAAGATAAATTCATCGGTCACGATGCCGTTCTTAAACGACCACGTAGAACGGAAATCATAATTACCGGAGCCGATTTCCATTACTGCGTAACGGCCTTCCATCCGCAGGAACCTGACGCCGACGGCTGCGTTCAAAGGCCTGCCACTCTCCAGGATGCCTGCACTATCGGAAGCAGGCAGGTAAACAGTTGCGCGCGTATTGGCGGGCACCTGTATCTTCCAGTCAAAACCATTGTGAGACCGCTTCCAGGCACTGCTGATCTTACCGTACACAGAATTGTAAGTGGCGTTTACGAAGGTGAGCCCATCAATGTTCTCAGGCTTCATGACGATCCTTTTGAATGCCACTTCCTGGTTATCCGAACGGATGCCCGCTGCGTTCTCGTATAACCATATCAGTAAGTCACCCAGCAACATCACATGGTTCTGCGAGTTCATTTCCGGCCGGGCAGTGTTGCCGTTCCACAGCTCCCAGATGGTAGTCGCGCCCTGGTTGGCCATGTAGCCCCAGGACGGATACGTATTGTTGGAGGCAAGTGTGAACGCGATATCGGAACGTTGCCCGTCACTTAAGCCCCGCAGCAGCCACTGCGTTCCTATTACGCCGGTGCTGATATGCATTTTGTCGGTGATGCGGATGCGGGTATACAAGTTATTGAAAACCGCTTCCCGCAGACTGTCGGGTGTTATGCCAAAATACAATGGCAGCAGGTTGGCGGTGACCGTATTATTGTCGTAGTATTTTTTACCGGCATTATAGAAACGCTGCTGGAAAGCCTGTCGCAGTTGAGAGCGCAACGTGCTGTAAGCGGCGATGTCGGACTCATTGCGGGAGATCACCGCAAATTGTTCCATCAGTCCGAGTAAGTAATAGTAGGTCGCGCTGGCAATCAGCACCCCGTTGGTCGTGCGTGTGCTGTCCGTCGTTTTGATCATTTTCAGATCTTCGGGCGGCACGCACCAATCACCGTATTTGTCCTTCGTCATCAGGCCATCCTTCAAATACTTGCCCTTCATATAATAGATCCACTTCTTCATGGACGGATAATGCCGGATGATAGACTGCCGATCGCCGTACTGGCGGTGCAGCATGTCGGCCACCATCAGGAACGTGCCAGGCCAGGTGACGTTATCGCTGTAATAATTCCAGAAAGCCGGTGCTACGTCAGGAATAGCGCCTTGCGGAGTTTGGGAATCCGCTATGTCGTTGAGCCATTTAGCGTACAGCGCCGCATTGTTAAACAGGAAGGCCTCCCCCGCAGCACCCGTCGCCCGATCGCCTAACCAGGGCTGGCGTTCGTTACGTTGCGGACAATCGACCGGCATGCCCTTGTAATTGGACGCAATGCCCCACCAGGCATTCCTGTAAACGGCGTTGATCGTGGAATCCGAACAGATGAACGACCCGGTCGTCTCCATATCATCGTATAACATTTGTCCTTCGAAGTCCCGCAGCTGCGGCGTGCCGGGATAACCGGTTATTTCTGCGTATCGAAATCCATGGTACACAAAAGCGGGCTGCCAACTTTCTGCGCCGCCGCCTTTGAGGGTGTACACGTCCGTTACCTTCGCATCGCGGAGGTTGGCCACGTACAGGGAGCCGTCGGGCAGCAGGCTCTCGGCAAAGCGCAGTTTCACCTGGCTACCGCGCGGACCGGTAACATTCATCTTTAGCCAACCTGAAAAATTCTGACCCATATCCAGGATATACCGGCCATTACTCAACGCCTTGATGGCCACCGGCCGTATCGTCTTCATCACGTTTACGGGCGGTATTTGCTGTTCCGTAAGCGCACCCGCAGGTGCGGCCACCAGTTCAGGCGTTAACCAGTTGCGGTCATCGAAGCCGGCAACCTGCCAACCTTTCCACTCCTTTGTTGCATCGTATTCTTCACCATCATATTCATTATTCGTGCGAATCGGCCCATCCACGTTCAGCTTCCAGGTTTGATCGCTTAACACGATTTCGGTTTGACCGTTGGTGTACTCAATCTCCAGCTGCAGCAGCATTTTCGGAAAACCGAATGTGTTATGCTTTTGCGTTTTGTAGTGCTGGCGCATGGTAAAAAAGCGACCATTGCCCAGTATCGTAGTAATCACGTTATTGCCGGCTTTGATATCCTGCGTAACGTCGTACGAATTGTACAGCACTGTTTTGCGATAGTCCGTCGGCGCAGGAGTTAATGTGTAGCCCCCAATGCGTTTTCCGTTGAGGTACAAGGCATGCAGTCCGAGCCCCGACATGTACACGGTGGCGCGCTTTACAGAAGCTTTGCTGGTAAAGGCTTTACGAAAATAGCGGGCAGAAAGTGCGACCATTGCGTTACACTATCAAATGGAGAAGCTTTGTCCCAGCCGATCCAGGAGGCTTTCCAGTCGGTAAGTTCCAGTAAGCCGACACTCCAGGCAGCGGGCGCACTCCAGGAAGAAATACCCTTGTTCGTCCAAACCTTCACTTTCCAAAAGCAGGCCTGGCGGCTACTGAGCGCGACGCCGGCGTATGGAACGTTGAGCGATTGTTCACTTTTAACGACTTTGCTATTCCAGAGATCCCCCTCATCGCGGGCGAGTTTTTCTTTACTGGAAGATACGATCACCTGGTAGGCCGTTTGCAGTACACCGCGCTCCTTCGATTCCAATTGCCAGCTCAACATCGGCTTTTCGGGCGATTCGCTACGAAGCGCGGTCACCTTTACCTGGGCGAAGGCCGCCGGTGCGGCGAGCAACCATATCAGTATGTAAATACATCTTTTCATTTGCCAGAAAAATCAAAATAGAGAATCATTTTCAGTGCACGAGCCGGTTCCTTTTCATAGTCATAAAAGCCATATCGTTGTCCCATAGGCCCCGTCGTTTCATTACGTTGTGTTTTAGTGCCAATGCTGCTGATCCCCTGCAGGAAAGAGATGTCCCCGGCGGGAAACAGCGGCTCGTAATTATGCCATTGGTCAGTTTTCCACGCAGGCGTAAACAACCGTAGGAACAGGTTTTCCGTGTCGGTGAATACGCGGAAGTGGTTGCCGTCCATGTTAAACTGCGCCCAGTAGAGATGCGCGTGATATCCTTTAAACTCCGGGTATACCCATGGATATTCGCCGGTTTCTGTGTTGTTGTATGTCTTTTCCCAAACGCCAAACTGCTGCCCCTTCATCCTGTTTTTCCAAACCCGGTACGGACCGTCACCCATATATTTCACAGAGCGCATCATTTTTTCCGGGAAATGGAAGTTGATGCCGGAGAAAAATGTAAAATAGGCTTCCGGGAAATAACGCAACTCCATCTTTAGTAAGCCAGAGGGATAGATCGTCCATCTGATGGTATTGTACGCCTTTGCGCGATCAAACGTCGATTCCACTACGAGCGTACTATCCTCCCGGTGGTAAGTCAGTTTGCTGAAATGATTTTCGCCATCCTGCAACAGCGGCCCGTTCGATAAGGGAATTGGCCCACGCTCGTTGCTGATATTTGTGAGACCGCCGTTACCCAGGTGGAACGATAGGCGAATATTGTTGGCGGTGACGTGCAACAATGAGTCGGCCTCTTTTACTTCGATACTTTTAGCACCAGCGGTCGTGATCATCCGTTGCGTCACCTCGGCCGGACGGCTGATCGGCCAGGTATGCGTGAACAATTCCCGGTCGGTGTGATCGATCACCTGCAAAGACACTACATCGTAATGATACCAATTACCAGGCAAATCCAGCTGCAATGAGCCGTTTTGCAGCGGTTTAATATCCGGGGCGGGCGCTGTGCCCGAGGCTGGGGCAAGTCCGGCGAAGCTTTTCAGCGACCAGCGAAACTTACAAGCCTTCAAATTGGTGTAGTGATACCGGTTCTCCAATGTAAATGATCCGCCTCCGCCAAGGCGCGTCACCTGCACGGGGCTCCATATTTCTTTAATAGCGAAATAGCTTCCTTCCTTTTCGTGATGCGGGCCTACGATGCCGTCTGCCCCACGATGTTTATCGGTGTCCAGCGAATCGTTTTTGTCTTTACGAACCACCGCCTGGTCGGCAAAGTCCCACAGGAAGCCGCCCGCGCTCAGCGGATCGCGCCACATCATTTCCCAATAATCCTGCAGGCCGGCGCCATGGCCGCCATCGAACTGGCCGTGCAAGAATTCCGTCGGCATTACGATCTCGTTCCCCTGGTTGTAATTACCGATCCCATATTGATATTCGCGGTAGTGCTGGGTTTCTACGCCATTGTATAACTCCCAGGGATGAACCACAGGGCGTTGCTGCGGATCGAATGCGCCGAAGAGGCTATCCAGCGCTATGTTGTGACCGCCCTCGTTACCATTCGCCCAAAAGATGATGGAGGGATGATTCCGGTCGTGGGCCATTAGCTCCTGCAACAATTTGGCCCCGGTGATGGAATCATAGTTGCCGTGCCAGCCTGCGAGTTCGTCCATAACAAACAGGCCCAGTGAATCGCAGGCGTCGAGGAAGTGATCATCGGGCGGATAGTGGCTCATGCGCACAGCATTCATGTTCATGTCTTTGATGAGCTGCACGTCTTCGATGCTGTTAAGCCTACTTAATGTGCGACCGGTTTCCGGGCGGAACGAGTGACGATTAACGCCTTTCATTTTCACCTTCACGCCGTTCACGTATATTCCATCCCGTTGTCGAAGTTGCACCGTTCTGAAGCCGAATCGCTCGTAGACGGTATGTTGAATTTTTCCGTTTTTATAGCGATCGAATACTACTTTGTAAAGAACCGGTGTTTCGGGGTTCCAGGGCTGTGCGGACGGGAAGTTGCCTTTTAAATGTTGCTGGCCGGACAGGCGGCCTTGCAGCGTACCAACAGCGTCGTAAACAGCCGCAACGATGCTATCAGCGCCCGGCGCTGTGAGGGACGCTTCGAACGTTCCATCCGCCAGGGCATTGATCCGTACATCGCTGATATGTTGCGCAGGCAATACTTCCAGCCAAACCGGGCGAAAAATACCGCCGAATATCCAGAAGTCGCCGCGCCTTTCGGCAGCGTTTACCGACTCATTTGCGGAATGTTTGGCGACTGTCACTTCCAGCAGGTTATCTCCTCCGTACCGAAGCAGCCGGGAAATATCATAACGGAATGCGTAGAAAGCACCCTGGTGAACGGCGCCGGCGAGTTTACCGTTTACCTTCACCTCAGCATCCGTCATCACCCCCCCGAAAACGATGTTGATCACTTTGCCTTTCCAGGCGGCGGGCGCCGCGAAGCGATGGCGGTATAAGCCCTTTTCCTTACCGCGTGCGCTATCCTTTGCAAAACCATAATTGTATTTACCAAAGCCCTGCAACTCCCAGCACGAAGGCACAGGAATTGTCGTCCATTTGCCGGCGTTCATGCCATCTGTGCAGCGAAACTCCCAGTTCACCGCATCATCGCTGCCCGTTCCGCTCAGGTAACGTTTTTCTTTTTGCTGGCACAGGGCCACACATGGCAGCAATAACAGCAGGAACCATATGTTCAGTCGGTTACTCATAATTTAGCCGTTACGCGTTGCAGTGAGTTGGCGGCTGCCGCTTTCTTACCGTTGACCCAGACACTCAGTCCCTTTCCTTTCTTGTATTTAGTGCCGTCTTCGTCCCAGATGATGGTGATGATCTTACCGTGATACAATACATTATCAAGACAGAACCAGCGCCACTTACCGGCCGGCAGCAACGGATTTACGTCGAAGCTGTTTCCTGCCGCGGGGCGCAGGCCTACCAGTCCGGTGATGATGAGATCATTGAAGGTAGAGTGATTGTAGTAGCGGCTACGCTCCTCGTCTCCTTTCAGCCAATAGCCGGTTTTCTCATCCAGGTACTCGCCGATGTAAGGCCGGCCGCGATAGTACTGCGACTCTACATAGGTCTGCATCAGCTTAAAATAAGCACTGTCTGCGATATAGGATTGCCGTTGATCATTTAACAGGTTGCCCAATGCAGTCAGCGTCTGTGCAGTGGCAAAAGGCCACACGGCGCCATCCCATTCGCATTTACAGCAACCATGGCTGCGAAACGCGGGATGACTTCTGTCGGCGGTAGTAATACCGAACGGGGCGCAGAATGTTTTCGTATCCAGGAGGCTCGTCCACGCACTATTAAAGGCAGGATCCGGCATATGGAAATACCAGGGAATAAAACCGATTTCCTCTTTTACGTTGGATAAGGTGTCGGCCTCTTTCAGCACTTCGAAAAAGGCGTGCTCGTTGTTCCAAAGCTTCGTTGCTACCAGTTGTTTTAAGGTATCGGCCTTGCGGTTGTACAAGGTAGATTTTTCTGCAAGCCCCGCCAGCTTTGCTATTTGCGACAACGCATTTGCATTGCCATACATGTAGGCGTTGATGGAGGGGCGGGCATTTTTTTCTTTACGGCCACCACTGATCGTTTCTTCCATCGCATCACGCACATCGTATTGCCAGAAGAGGCCCGAAGGTAAACGGCGCTCCTGCTCCCAGGCGGCGTAATCCTTTTCCAGGTCGGGCAGCATATCGATGAGAAATTTCGCATCGCGGTTTACAAGGTAGCGGTTATACATCGCGTCGATGTTCCAGCTGCTGTAGAAGCGCAACTTTTTCATGGGAGCACCGTCGTTACCGCGATACCATACTTGCAGGTTGTCGTTGAGATAACGCTGATCGTGCAGCCAGCGGGCCTCGTAAATATGGTGTCCCAGTGCACTGGAGATCAGGTTGTACTTATCTGCATAACTGCGTTGCACGAGAAACTCGGTCAGCACAAATCCCTTTTCGGTCTTTTTGATATGTTTGCGTAAAGTCCACCAGCGATAATAAAACAGCTCCTCGAAATTCTGTTGCGGGCAGGCAAAAAGCGGCACATTGCGTTGCATCCAGACCCAGGCACTATCGTTGGGATAAGCCTGTGCGATGTTCTCGTCCTCCATGCTGTTAAAGTACGCAACGTAATGCCGGAAGTCGGCATGCCGCAGCACGAGCTGCGCCGATGTATTTACCGACGCCACCAATATCATTGTTATCACAAGTACGCAGCGCATATCAGGGCAATAGAGCTGTTTTAAGGTAATGAATAAGATAAGCCGCCTCTTTGTTGCGTAATTCCGCACCCGGCAAATCATAATCCTGGTCTGTTGGTGTGTCGGCGTTCGGGAACCTTACGGTCTGGCCTGTACGGAACACTATTCGCGCTACACTGGCCACCGGCGCAAAACAAATATTCAGCACCGGCTTTTGATCGTTGATCGATACATTGTAAAACCGGTTGCCTGTATTCAGTTCGATATTAATTTTCACCTGCTCACCAGCTTTATACTTACCTAGCGAACGGTTCCGGTATCCCTGTTTGGTGAGGATCGAGCCGGTGGAATCGAACAGCAATCGCAGGCAGGGCGTACCTTTCGCATCAACGACTTCTATTTCGAGCTGACCGGCATCCTGCTGCTTCGGCGTTATGGCAAACGACAGCTGCACCTTCTTCGATTCCGGGAAAACACGTTCTGCCCTGGCGTAATCGAAGGGATCACTGTCCTGCAACTGAAGCGCGTTTTCCCGCACCGCTACCTTACACCACAACGGGCTATAAATATTCCAGTATTGCAAAGCATCGCCTGCTGTAAAATTTTCGTCAACGTGATGCAGCTGCTCGTGCCGCACAGGCACCGGTATCTTACTCACCCACATGTCTTCCTTATTCATGCTGTACGTCACCCACATATGGCCGCCGGGAGGCGTACCGTCCATCTCCTGGATGCCGCGTACATATTGCGGGCCGTAGCTTTTATAGGCACCACCGTACCGCATGGCAGTAATTTCGCCATTGACCAGCAGGAGGTCCTGATAACGGAGGCCGTCAGCGCTGGT
This genomic interval from Chitinophaga horti contains the following:
- a CDS encoding family 78 glycoside hydrolase catalytic domain; protein product: MVALSARYFRKAFTSKASVKRATVYMSGLGLHALYLNGKRIGGYTLTPAPTDYRKTVLYNSYDVTQDIKAGNNVITTILGNGRFFTMRQHYKTQKHNTFGFPKMLLQLEIEYTNGQTEIVLSDQTWKLNVDGPIRTNNEYDGEEYDATKEWKGWQVAGFDDRNWLTPELVAAPAGALTEQQIPPVNVMKTIRPVAIKALSNGRYILDMGQNFSGWLKMNVTGPRGSQVKLRFAESLLPDGSLYVANLRDAKVTDVYTLKGGGAESWQPAFVYHGFRYAEITGYPGTPQLRDFEGQMLYDDMETTGSFICSDSTINAVYRNAWWGIASNYKGMPVDCPQRNERQPWLGDRATGAAGEAFLFNNAALYAKWLNDIADSQTPQGAIPDVAPAFWNYYSDNVTWPGTFLMVADMLHRQYGDRQSIIRHYPSMKKWIYYMKGKYLKDGLMTKDKYGDWCVPPEDLKMIKTTDSTRTTNGVLIASATYYYLLGLMEQFAVISRNESDIAAYSTLRSQLRQAFQQRFYNAGKKYYDNNTVTANLLPLYFGITPDSLREAVFNNLYTRIRITDKMHISTGVIGTQWLLRGLSDGQRSDIAFTLASNNTYPSWGYMANQGATTIWELWNGNTARPEMNSQNHVMLLGDLLIWLYENAAGIRSDNQEVAFKRIVMKPENIDGLTFVNATYNSVYGKISSAWKRSHNGFDWKIQVPANTRATVYLPASDSAGILESGRPLNAAVGVRFLRMEGRYAVMEIGSGNYDFRSTWSFKNGIVTDEFIFDRASFPESHAATIAETPDGLIASWFGGTKEANKDVCIWTSHLVKGKWTAPVMVADGVLNDTTRYACYNPVLFYAPNKELLLFYKIGPNVAGWTGWLIRSRDNGKTWSKREALPAGFLGPIKNKPLLLNGVLVCPSSTEKEGWKVHFEMTPDFGKTWTKSAPINDGKTITAIQPSLLTHANGSWQVLCRSKNRTVNESWSTDQGKTWSPMTASALPNNNSGTDAVTLKDGRQLLLYNHVKPAPELKNGKGARTPLNVAISDDGKNWHAALVLEDSPVSQYSYPSVIQTSDGLVHIVYTWRRERIKHVVIDPAKLDTKPIIQEQWPGAAVAASGGTEE
- a CDS encoding glycoside hydrolase family 2 protein is translated as MSNRLNIWFLLLLLPCVALCQQKEKRYLSGTGSDDAVNWEFRCTDGMNAGKWTTIPVPSCWELQGFGKYNYGFAKDSARGKEKGLYRHRFAAPAAWKGKVINIVFGGVMTDAEVKVNGKLAGAVHQGAFYAFRYDISRLLRYGGDNLLEVTVAKHSANESVNAAERRGDFWIFGGIFRPVWLEVLPAQHISDVRINALADGTFEASLTAPGADSIVAAVYDAVGTLQGRLSGQQHLKGNFPSAQPWNPETPVLYKVVFDRYKNGKIQHTVYERFGFRTVQLRQRDGIYVNGVKVKMKGVNRHSFRPETGRTLSRLNSIEDVQLIKDMNMNAVRMSHYPPDDHFLDACDSLGLFVMDELAGWHGNYDSITGAKLLQELMAHDRNHPSIIFWANGNEGGHNIALDSLFGAFDPQQRPVVHPWELYNGVETQHYREYQYGIGNYNQGNEIVMPTEFLHGQFDGGHGAGLQDYWEMMWRDPLSAGGFLWDFADQAVVRKDKNDSLDTDKHRGADGIVGPHHEKEGSYFAIKEIWSPVQVTRLGGGGSFTLENRYHYTNLKACKFRWSLKSFAGLAPASGTAPAPDIKPLQNGSLQLDLPGNWYHYDVVSLQVIDHTDRELFTHTWPISRPAEVTQRMITTAGAKSIEVKEADSLLHVTANNIRLSFHLGNGGLTNISNERGPIPLSNGPLLQDGENHFSKLTYHREDSTLVVESTFDRAKAYNTIRWTIYPSGLLKMELRYFPEAYFTFFSGINFHFPEKMMRSVKYMGDGPYRVWKNRMKGQQFGVWEKTYNNTETGEYPWVYPEFKGYHAHLYWAQFNMDGNHFRVFTDTENLFLRLFTPAWKTDQWHNYEPLFPAGDISFLQGISSIGTKTQRNETTGPMGQRYGFYDYEKEPARALKMILYFDFSGK
- a CDS encoding MGH1-like glycoside hydrolase domain-containing protein, whose product is MRCVLVITMILVASVNTSAQLVLRHADFRHYVAYFNSMEDENIAQAYPNDSAWVWMQRNVPLFACPQQNFEELFYYRWWTLRKHIKKTEKGFVLTEFLVQRSYADKYNLISSALGHHIYEARWLHDQRYLNDNLQVWYRGNDGAPMKKLRFYSSWNIDAMYNRYLVNRDAKFLIDMLPDLEKDYAAWEQERRLPSGLFWQYDVRDAMEETISGGRKEKNARPSINAYMYGNANALSQIAKLAGLAEKSTLYNRKADTLKQLVATKLWNNEHAFFEVLKEADTLSNVKEEIGFIPWYFHMPDPAFNSAWTSLLDTKTFCAPFGITTADRSHPAFRSHGCCKCEWDGAVWPFATAQTLTALGNLLNDQRQSYIADSAYFKLMQTYVESQYYRGRPYIGEYLDEKTGYWLKGDEERSRYYNHSTFNDLIITGLVGLRPAAGNSFDVNPLLPAGKWRWFCLDNVLYHGKIITIIWDEDGTKYKKGKGLSVWVNGKKAAAANSLQRVTAKL